A stretch of the TM7 phylum sp. oral taxon 349 genome encodes the following:
- a CDS encoding site-specific DNA-methyltransferase, protein MNGYNDDIANDQRAKLRQLFPEVFTEDRIDWARLKATLGDAVDLGERYGLGWKGKSDVFAKIQEKTVETLHTDRANSVDWDTTSNMFIEGDNLAALKILHKSYYGKVKMIYIDPPYNTGNDFVYNDDFKQTRKSYEAEAGITDDEGNVTRDDGLCSNTGGHKHSNWMSMMYPRLFLARNLLRQDGVIFVSIDDNEVHNLRLMMNEIFGEENFQGHIHWRRRTNQPNDPMKMIGLVAEHILVYTRNAELYKNSGVGKIAVTGDFSNPDNDVNGAWASKPWKTGSSQSGVRYKIQLPSGREVLDDWMGSEGTYRKLLEQGRIYFPSGGNGLPRKKYYLSERQEEGQSATNWWSSDVFGNNQAATSEQKELFDGKVVFENPKPISLIKNMIDISNVRDGDIIVDFFAGSGTIMHAAMEYSVENNINLRTIAVQLSEDLDKNYKSANPKTRQIIENAVAILDRLNLRHTIADLSRERIRRAGAKIKADFADKLSERKAPLDLGFRAYTIGESNFKRWNEQVSTAEEIRQQTLESIDPLELGATDDDILTEVLLKRGISPLVTIEQRNNYLFIPSESLAISLIANITETDFARLLDSGAEQIVLLSRAFGDDANLRANAMLQAEQRGVRVEVV, encoded by the coding sequence ATGAACGGCTATAACGACGATATTGCAAACGATCAACGAGCGAAGCTCCGCCAGCTTTTTCCGGAGGTGTTTACTGAGGATAGGATTGACTGGGCGCGACTAAAGGCGACGCTCGGCGATGCGGTAGATTTGGGTGAACGCTACGGTCTCGGCTGGAAGGGTAAGAGTGATGTTTTCGCCAAAATCCAAGAGAAAACGGTCGAGACACTCCATACCGACCGAGCCAACTCCGTTGATTGGGATACTACGAGCAATATGTTCATTGAGGGCGATAACCTGGCGGCGCTGAAGATTTTACACAAGAGCTATTACGGCAAGGTGAAGATGATTTACATTGACCCGCCGTATAACACTGGCAACGATTTCGTCTACAACGATGATTTCAAGCAGACACGCAAAAGTTACGAAGCGGAAGCCGGCATCACCGACGACGAAGGTAATGTGACGCGCGACGATGGCCTATGCTCCAACACCGGCGGACACAAGCATAGCAACTGGATGAGTATGATGTATCCGCGGCTATTTCTCGCCCGCAATTTGTTGCGGCAAGACGGCGTAATCTTCGTATCAATTGATGACAATGAAGTTCACAACCTCCGCCTGATGATGAATGAGATATTTGGGGAGGAGAATTTTCAAGGGCATATACATTGGAGGAGAAGGACAAATCAGCCAAATGACCCAATGAAAATGATTGGTCTGGTGGCTGAACATATATTAGTTTATACACGAAACGCAGAGTTATATAAAAATTCTGGAGTAGGTAAGATTGCGGTAACGGGTGATTTTTCTAATCCAGATAATGATGTCAATGGTGCGTGGGCATCTAAGCCGTGGAAAACAGGATCTAGCCAGAGTGGAGTAAGGTATAAAATTCAGCTGCCTAGCGGTAGGGAAGTCTTGGATGACTGGATGGGCAGCGAAGGTACATACAGAAAGCTTTTAGAACAAGGTAGGATTTATTTCCCAAGTGGTGGTAACGGGCTGCCTAGGAAGAAATATTATTTAAGCGAGAGACAAGAAGAGGGCCAATCTGCCACAAACTGGTGGTCCAGTGATGTTTTTGGGAATAATCAAGCGGCAACTTCGGAACAAAAAGAACTATTTGATGGTAAGGTTGTGTTTGAGAATCCGAAACCCATAAGTTTAATAAAGAATATGATCGATATATCAAACGTTAGGGATGGAGATATTATCGTTGATTTCTTTGCGGGATCGGGCACGATTATGCATGCAGCGATGGAGTACTCAGTTGAAAATAATATTAATCTCAGAACTATAGCTGTACAGTTAAGTGAAGATCTTGATAAAAACTACAAAAGTGCCAACCCCAAAACGAGGCAAATTATTGAGAACGCTGTGGCAATACTTGATAGGCTAAATTTAAGACATACTATAGCGGATTTGTCACGTGAGCGGATTCGTCGCGCTGGTGCGAAAATCAAAGCTGACTTTGCCGATAAATTATCTGAAAGAAAAGCACCACTTGACCTTGGCTTTCGTGCCTACACTATCGGCGAAAGCAATTTCAAACGCTGGAACGAGCAGGTCTCGACCGCCGAGGAAATCCGCCAGCAGACGCTTGAATCAATTGACCCGCTTGAGCTTGGTGCGACCGATGATGATATTCTGACAGAGGTCTTACTCAAACGCGGCATCTCTCCATTGGTAACTATTGAGCAACGTAATAACTATCTATTCATACCGTCTGAATCACTTGCGATTTCACTTATTGCTAACATAACTGAGACTGACTTTGCCCGTTTGCTTGACAGTGGTGCCGAACAAATCGTCCTGCTATCGCGTGCATTTGGCGATGATGCGAACTTGAGAGCAAACGCAATGTTGCAGGCAGAGCAGCGTGGTGTACGGGTGGAGGTGGTATAG
- a CDS encoding TIGR04141 family sporadically distributed protein — protein MAKYNIYKIDDLDGLQEKLRQKEYKSVAEYKSSNVSFNFCISQEYSDVWWSTQYKPILPEEYHDLKATTYSAILIALIEESVYAVSMGRSFSIIDDYCDQEFGINVAQRIGDGSKSKMKSSIFNGGIKSRSITSNVDYSNLDFTAGESINLLKMKAENDKDFGRSAIVFGSSIQLANIDISARELGFLIEKVNETLALDVKFKVPRSKIVINPEKIKKLNDNLVKAIENGGDDYNIGFYDFDNFGVNIFFTDDVIWQFKYKGIIYEDEYSSISIDTIKRFCDTNNFLLRGILKDLKLVVRSDQGRTFTKELIYFIDYQDDDTRCYLENGRWKEFNNDYLEDLQFWVKKIEIATRDINFNEEDFLNWCSREKESGNPAYKELYYNKVLSERGEYQLYDRKIDFKLKRNIEICDVYDPLNKKIIVTKRGDARNLGYALDQASSVISLISNGRYIPSDGGYIEVDEVELWLIFTNRSNPIQSLMDIRSFTFLSKINALYAMCREKDLKFSVSFSYERRSA, from the coding sequence ATGGCAAAGTACAACATTTATAAGATAGATGATCTTGATGGACTTCAGGAAAAACTTAGGCAAAAAGAATACAAGTCTGTCGCTGAATATAAATCAAGCAACGTTAGCTTTAATTTTTGTATATCACAAGAATACAGTGATGTATGGTGGTCTACTCAGTATAAGCCCATCCTACCTGAAGAATATCATGATCTAAAGGCTACGACATATTCAGCGATACTAATTGCTCTTATTGAAGAATCCGTTTATGCAGTGTCTATGGGGCGCAGTTTTTCGATCATTGATGACTATTGCGATCAAGAATTTGGAATAAATGTAGCACAACGCATAGGTGATGGGTCTAAAAGTAAAATGAAAAGCTCTATTTTTAATGGGGGGATTAAAAGTAGATCAATAACCAGTAATGTTGATTATAGTAATTTAGATTTTACTGCCGGTGAATCAATTAATCTGCTGAAAATGAAAGCTGAGAATGATAAAGATTTTGGTAGGTCTGCTATCGTATTTGGTTCAAGTATTCAGCTAGCTAATATAGATATTAGTGCGCGTGAACTAGGATTTTTAATTGAAAAGGTAAACGAAACATTGGCTTTGGATGTAAAATTTAAGGTTCCACGATCTAAAATAGTGATTAATCCAGAAAAGATAAAAAAACTAAATGACAACCTAGTCAAGGCCATTGAGAATGGCGGGGATGATTATAATATAGGTTTTTACGATTTTGATAATTTTGGTGTGAATATATTCTTTACAGATGATGTCATATGGCAATTTAAATACAAGGGGATTATATATGAAGACGAATATAGTTCTATTAGTATAGACACTATAAAAAGGTTCTGTGACACAAATAATTTTCTGCTCAGGGGCATATTAAAGGATCTAAAACTTGTTGTAAGATCTGATCAAGGGCGCACTTTTACTAAAGAACTAATATACTTTATTGATTATCAAGATGATGATACGAGGTGTTATCTTGAAAATGGTAGATGGAAGGAATTTAATAATGACTATTTAGAAGATCTCCAATTTTGGGTAAAGAAGATAGAGATAGCAACTCGTGACATTAACTTTAATGAAGAAGACTTCTTAAATTGGTGCTCGCGGGAGAAAGAGAGTGGGAATCCTGCCTACAAGGAGCTTTACTATAATAAGGTACTAAGCGAGAGAGGGGAATATCAACTATATGATCGGAAGATAGATTTTAAGCTCAAAAGGAATATAGAGATATGTGATGTATATGATCCGCTTAATAAAAAAATAATTGTCACAAAGCGAGGAGATGCAAGAAATTTGGGCTACGCCCTGGATCAAGCTAGTTCAGTCATATCGTTAATATCAAATGGTAGATATATTCCAAGCGATGGTGGATATATAGAAGTCGATGAAGTTGAGCTTTGGCTAATATTCACCAATAGGAGTAACCCGATACAGAGTTTAATGGATATAAGATCATTTACTTTTTTGTCAAAGATCAACGCGCTGTATGCAATGTGTCGAGAGAAAGATCTTAAGTTTAGCGTAAGCTTTTCCTATGAGAGAAGGTCGGCTTGA
- a CDS encoding virulence RhuM family protein, whose amino-acid sequence MMKNTPANFLLYKTTDNKVSINVQIEGETVWLTQDQMAELFDKSKPTIVEHLGNIFEEGELDENSVVRKFRVTAADGKSYSVKHYNLDVIISVGYRVKSLRGTQFRQWATKRLREYIVKGFTMDDERLKQGGGRYFKELLQRIRDIRSSERNLYQQVTDIYATSIDYQKDSDMTKKFFATVQNKMHYAVHGKTAAEMIYDRANATQPNMGLTNFKGNYITTDDVAVAKNYLNEDELNELNLIVSQYLDFAELQATRRKAMTMQQWIDKLDEYLCVNDSKLLDGAGKISHKRAMKKARREFDAYRQDEMRRLESDFDKAVKEIRTDNSNEA is encoded by the coding sequence ATGATGAAAAATACTCCAGCTAATTTTCTGCTGTATAAAACTACTGACAATAAAGTCTCCATCAACGTTCAGATTGAAGGTGAAACGGTTTGGCTGACACAAGATCAGATGGCTGAGCTTTTTGATAAGTCAAAACCAACAATCGTAGAGCATTTAGGCAATATTTTTGAAGAGGGTGAACTGGACGAGAACTCAGTTGTTCGGAAATTCCGAGTAACTGCTGCTGATGGGAAGAGTTATAGCGTTAAACATTATAATTTAGATGTGATTATCTCTGTTGGCTATCGCGTTAAATCCTTGCGCGGTACGCAGTTCCGCCAATGGGCAACCAAGCGATTGCGTGAATATATTGTCAAAGGATTTACGATGGACGATGAACGCCTCAAGCAGGGCGGCGGTCGTTATTTCAAAGAATTACTCCAGCGTATTCGTGATATTCGTTCAAGCGAACGTAATTTGTACCAACAGGTGACAGATATTTATGCAACGAGCATTGATTATCAAAAAGATTCTGATATGACTAAAAAGTTCTTTGCGACGGTGCAAAATAAGATGCACTATGCGGTGCACGGTAAAACTGCAGCGGAAATGATTTATGATCGTGCCAATGCTACGCAGCCGAACATGGGACTAACGAACTTTAAGGGTAATTACATAACAACCGATGACGTAGCGGTAGCAAAAAACTACTTAAACGAGGATGAGCTAAACGAGTTGAATTTGATAGTGTCGCAATACCTTGATTTTGCTGAGCTCCAGGCAACTCGCCGCAAAGCCATGACCATGCAGCAGTGGATTGATAAACTAGACGAGTATTTATGTGTAAACGACTCAAAGTTGCTTGATGGCGCTGGCAAGATTAGCCACAAACGGGCGATGAAAAAGGCTAGGCGCGAATTTGACGCATATCGCCAAGATGAAATGCGGCGGCTGGAGAGTGATTTTGATAAGGCGGTAAAAGAAATAAGGACTGATAATTCTAATGAAGCTTAA
- a CDS encoding DEAD/DEAH box helicase family protein, whose product MKLKFDPNQQYQLDAIDAVIDVFAGQRKIDGASFGGQEILGFDGQQLSLEAAVARGNILELADDQITRNTHRVQERNGLSRSQILEVGGTANGNLLKCGMNFSIEMETGTGKTYVYLRTIHELHEQYGWKKFIIVVPSVAIREGVLKNLEITREHFADLYRKPEMNYYVWDSKKTGQAREFATNATLQIMVITIDSFAKAANIMNKQSDYGRPLDFIRATNPVVIVDEPQNMETDTRKAAIESLHPLCTLRYSATHKNPYNLLYRLTPVDAYDKHLVKKIEVHSVLSEDSYNDAYVNVLKLERKGKSRIIAHIEVDASDEYGLQRRVVKVSPGDDLAELTGRAVYENYVVERIDFIEQAVEFANGKTVYVGQKDESLCEEILKRQIELTIEDHFDKQKQLGTNVKVLSLFFIDKVANYREYTPGGVVKGKFAEWFEEIYQKVAAKPRFAGMLDGLAVEMVHDGYFAKDKIGQWKDSRDTKGEGGRTKDDDSAYNLIMKDKERLLDPNEPLRFIFSHSALREGWDNPNVFTICTLNETSSEMKKRQEIGRGLRLPVDINGERVHDQNTNVLTVVANESYADFSRKLQTEIEQETGISFSGRIKNRDDRRRIRLTKSLALSDDFKELWERIKHKTVYRVAFDVDELVRQATKQLVLVEVVCPQIVDTRVRIEQLGAERGFTVSETPGAGVAANIQKVYVPDILSVLEKRTGLTRAMIFAVLDKADVFGKLARNPQQMIDEAARAINRAKQEVMVDGISYQKTGESYDMCLFENHELEAYLYDAAMKSGAIAVDNPDKTIYDYVTVDSEVEYKFMKALEQAGNIRFYVKLPGWFTIPTPLGSYNPDWAVVFDGDERVYFVAETKGVNKINNSHLSASERGKILAARQHFVEVEVEYVAPVRDLQSALKKCDMKERKW is encoded by the coding sequence ATGAAGCTTAAATTCGACCCCAACCAACAATACCAACTTGACGCTATTGATGCGGTGATAGATGTTTTTGCTGGGCAGCGGAAGATAGACGGAGCAAGCTTTGGCGGGCAAGAGATTTTGGGCTTTGATGGTCAGCAGTTGAGTTTGGAAGCGGCGGTAGCTCGGGGAAATATCCTAGAGCTAGCGGATGACCAGATTACTCGAAATACCCACCGAGTCCAAGAGCGTAATGGACTAAGCCGGAGCCAAATACTAGAGGTCGGCGGGACTGCTAATGGTAACCTGCTTAAATGCGGTATGAATTTCTCTATTGAAATGGAAACAGGGACAGGCAAGACGTATGTATATCTGCGAACGATTCACGAGTTGCACGAGCAGTATGGCTGGAAGAAGTTTATCATCGTGGTGCCGAGTGTGGCGATTCGTGAGGGCGTGCTGAAGAACCTAGAGATTACCCGCGAACACTTTGCTGATCTCTATCGCAAGCCAGAAATGAACTATTACGTCTGGGATAGTAAAAAGACCGGGCAAGCACGTGAGTTTGCGACCAATGCTACATTGCAGATTATGGTTATCACTATTGATAGTTTTGCTAAGGCGGCTAACATCATGAATAAGCAGAGTGATTACGGTCGTCCACTAGATTTCATCCGTGCGACTAATCCGGTAGTGATTGTCGACGAACCGCAGAATATGGAAACCGATACGCGAAAAGCAGCGATTGAAAGCCTGCATCCGCTTTGTACACTGCGCTATAGTGCCACGCATAAAAACCCATACAATCTACTCTATCGCCTGACGCCGGTTGACGCCTATGATAAACATTTGGTAAAGAAGATTGAGGTGCACAGTGTGTTGAGCGAGGATAGCTATAATGACGCGTATGTAAATGTGCTGAAGCTGGAGCGCAAAGGCAAGAGCCGGATTATCGCCCATATTGAAGTTGATGCTAGTGATGAGTATGGCTTGCAACGGCGAGTGGTAAAAGTGAGTCCGGGCGATGATTTGGCGGAATTGACAGGTCGTGCGGTGTACGAAAATTACGTGGTGGAGCGGATTGATTTTATTGAGCAGGCGGTAGAATTTGCTAATGGCAAGACGGTGTATGTCGGGCAGAAAGACGAGAGCTTGTGCGAGGAGATTTTGAAACGGCAGATTGAACTGACGATTGAAGACCATTTTGACAAACAGAAACAGCTGGGCACGAATGTTAAAGTCTTGAGTCTGTTCTTCATCGACAAAGTGGCGAATTACCGTGAGTATACGCCAGGCGGTGTAGTGAAAGGTAAGTTTGCTGAGTGGTTTGAAGAAATCTACCAAAAAGTGGCAGCTAAACCACGCTTTGCTGGCATGCTAGACGGGCTGGCGGTCGAGATGGTGCACGATGGCTATTTTGCCAAAGACAAAATCGGGCAGTGGAAGGACTCGCGTGACACTAAGGGCGAAGGTGGCCGGACAAAAGATGATGATAGCGCATACAACTTGATTATGAAAGACAAGGAGCGGCTGCTTGATCCGAACGAGCCACTGCGATTTATCTTCAGTCATTCGGCGCTGCGCGAGGGTTGGGATAACCCGAATGTGTTTACAATTTGTACGTTGAACGAAACGTCAAGTGAAATGAAAAAGCGCCAGGAAATTGGGCGGGGGTTGCGCTTACCGGTAGATATCAATGGCGAGCGAGTTCACGACCAGAATACTAATGTGCTGACGGTGGTAGCTAACGAAAGTTACGCGGATTTTAGCCGAAAGTTGCAGACCGAGATTGAACAGGAAACGGGAATCTCGTTTAGCGGGCGGATTAAGAATCGCGACGATCGGCGGCGGATACGGCTGACAAAAAGCCTGGCTTTGAGCGACGATTTTAAGGAATTGTGGGAGCGGATAAAACATAAAACCGTTTATCGTGTGGCGTTTGATGTAGATGAGTTAGTGCGTCAAGCGACTAAGCAATTAGTATTGGTTGAGGTCGTCTGTCCGCAGATTGTTGATACCAGAGTACGAATTGAACAGTTAGGCGCGGAGCGCGGTTTTACGGTCAGTGAAACGCCAGGTGCTGGTGTAGCAGCGAATATCCAGAAGGTGTATGTGCCAGATATTCTGAGTGTGCTGGAAAAGCGAACAGGATTGACGCGCGCGATGATTTTTGCCGTGCTTGATAAGGCAGATGTGTTTGGTAAATTAGCACGTAATCCACAACAGATGATCGACGAGGCGGCGCGGGCTATCAATCGTGCTAAGCAAGAGGTGATGGTAGACGGAATTAGTTACCAAAAAACTGGCGAAAGTTACGATATGTGTCTGTTTGAAAACCATGAACTCGAAGCTTATTTGTACGATGCGGCGATGAAAAGCGGAGCGATTGCTGTTGATAATCCGGATAAAACGATATATGATTACGTGACGGTTGATTCAGAGGTGGAGTATAAGTTTATGAAAGCGTTAGAGCAAGCAGGCAACATCCGGTTTTATGTAAAGCTGCCGGGTTGGTTCACGATCCCGACGCCGCTCGGGTCATATAATCCAGACTGGGCGGTGGTATTTGATGGCGACGAACGAGTTTATTTTGTTGCAGAGACAAAAGGAGTGAATAAAATCAACAATTCACATCTGAGCGCGAGCGAGCGGGGCAAAATCCTGGCTGCACGACAGCATTTCGTAGAAGTTGAAGTTGAATATGTGGCGCCAGTGCGGGATTTGCAGAGTGCGCTAAAAAAGTGTGATATGAAAGAACGGAAGTGGTGA
- a CDS encoding methionine adenosyltransferase domain-containing protein, translated as MSKNQNSIRTAESVSPGHPDKLCDQISDAIVDAYLAKDPQARVAIDVAGGHGAVFVTGEVSSRVEVSIAKIVRRIAGKNSEVIERVAEQSPEIARGVNAGGAGDQGIMIGYACNETPELLPLEVVLARRLNQCLYQRWPYDGKTQVSVRGRDIVAVVASFQHAPYDELEQAVKDWVRDEAVRYVGVKYFAETQTEHQMNNAVIQNIDPILHINPAGDWKIGGFDADAGLTGRKLAVDNYGPRIPLGGGAFSGKDPSKVDRSAAYMARKIAIDYLHRFHAGEVLVRLAYAIGYDQPIETTAIVDGALRKITGYDLTPNGIIEALDLRRPIYEQTARYGHFGQAGFSWESYEG; from the coding sequence ATGAGTAAAAATCAAAATAGTATACGCACAGCTGAGAGTGTGTCACCGGGGCATCCGGATAAATTATGCGACCAGATTTCAGATGCAATTGTAGATGCATATCTGGCAAAGGATCCGCAGGCGCGTGTAGCGATTGATGTAGCGGGCGGACATGGTGCAGTATTCGTTACGGGCGAGGTATCAAGTCGGGTAGAAGTAAGTATTGCAAAAATTGTTCGCCGAATTGCCGGCAAAAATAGTGAAGTTATTGAGCGGGTTGCTGAACAGAGTCCAGAGATTGCGCGTGGTGTCAACGCGGGCGGTGCGGGCGACCAGGGGATTATGATAGGCTATGCTTGCAATGAGACGCCGGAGCTGTTGCCGCTAGAAGTGGTGTTAGCGCGGCGCTTAAATCAGTGTCTATATCAGCGTTGGCCGTATGACGGCAAGACGCAAGTATCGGTGCGTGGTCGCGATATCGTCGCGGTTGTAGCGAGTTTTCAGCATGCGCCATACGATGAGCTGGAGCAGGCGGTGAAAGATTGGGTGAGAGACGAAGCGGTACGATATGTGGGGGTAAAGTACTTTGCAGAAACTCAAACGGAGCACCAGATGAATAATGCAGTGATTCAAAATATCGATCCAATATTGCATATCAATCCAGCAGGCGATTGGAAAATTGGTGGGTTTGACGCTGACGCGGGTCTAACAGGCCGCAAACTGGCAGTAGATAATTATGGTCCGCGTATACCGCTTGGCGGCGGGGCATTTAGCGGTAAAGACCCAAGCAAGGTGGATCGTAGTGCTGCGTATATGGCGCGCAAAATCGCCATTGACTATTTGCATCGATTCCATGCAGGCGAAGTACTTGTACGATTAGCATATGCGATTGGTTACGATCAACCGATTGAAACTACAGCGATCGTTGATGGTGCGTTGCGCAAGATCACTGGATATGATTTGACGCCGAACGGCATTATTGAAGCGCTTGATTTGCGTCGTCCAATATACGAACAGACTGCCCGCTATGGTCATTTCGGTCAAGCAGGTTTTTCATGGGAGTCGTACGAAGGTTAA
- a CDS encoding MmcQ/YjbR family DNA-binding protein, translating to MNRSQLYIHIKQTYGTDPEFLWQKYPNYAVFRHDDNHKWYAIVMNVPCGTVGLTGEGMVDVLNLKLDPNLIDDLRVRSGFAPGYHMNKMHWVSIVLDGLVVDEEIASLLDMSYQATR from the coding sequence ATGAACCGTTCGCAATTATACATTCACATTAAACAAACCTATGGTACTGACCCGGAGTTTTTATGGCAGAAATACCCGAACTATGCAGTGTTTCGGCATGATGACAATCATAAGTGGTATGCAATCGTGATGAATGTGCCGTGCGGTACAGTTGGATTAACGGGTGAGGGCATGGTTGATGTATTAAATCTAAAGCTTGACCCGAACTTGATTGATGATTTACGAGTGCGATCAGGTTTTGCGCCGGGTTATCATATGAACAAAATGCATTGGGTGAGTATTGTGCTGGATGGTTTGGTAGTAGATGAGGAAATCGCTAGCCTGCTAGATATGAGTTACCAGGCGACTCGGTAG
- a CDS encoding prephenate dehydratase: MTQSKNITVAIQGQAGSFHEQAVRQWYGARATIVPCVTFRDAFDAYANGAADAIVTAVENTIFGSINEVYQLIESCGAPIVGEMKLAIDQMLITRPGAKLTGITEVYSHPVALAQCQSFLKQHMPHATLIEFFDTAGAVEFIASGHALHRAAIAGRAAAELYGLPIAAESIQDDKDNITRFLVLESTDPPVDATRASLVVMTSHQPGALVEVLQIFARAGVNLTKLQSQPIMGQPWQYKFFIVVDCAGAKLRQLINEIEQSSHTVTALGEYRAA, encoded by the coding sequence GTGACCCAATCAAAAAATATTACCGTAGCGATTCAAGGACAAGCCGGCTCATTCCACGAACAAGCAGTGCGCCAGTGGTACGGCGCGCGGGCAACAATCGTGCCGTGCGTAACATTTCGCGACGCATTTGACGCCTACGCTAATGGCGCAGCTGATGCAATTGTAACGGCGGTAGAAAACACGATTTTTGGCAGTATCAACGAAGTGTACCAGCTGATAGAATCATGCGGCGCACCAATTGTCGGCGAAATGAAGCTGGCAATTGACCAAATGCTGATAACACGCCCAGGCGCGAAGCTTACCGGCATCACCGAAGTATACTCGCATCCTGTAGCGCTCGCACAATGTCAATCGTTTTTAAAACAGCACATGCCTCACGCGACCTTGATTGAGTTTTTCGATACCGCTGGTGCAGTTGAATTTATTGCGAGCGGACATGCACTACACCGAGCGGCTATCGCAGGGCGGGCAGCAGCCGAACTATACGGCCTGCCAATTGCCGCAGAATCAATCCAAGACGACAAAGACAACATTACGCGCTTTTTAGTGTTAGAATCAACAGATCCGCCCGTTGATGCAACACGCGCATCGCTCGTCGTTATGACAAGCCATCAGCCAGGTGCGCTCGTCGAGGTACTGCAGATTTTCGCTCGCGCCGGCGTCAATCTAACCAAACTCCAATCTCAGCCGATCATGGGTCAGCCGTGGCAATACAAATTTTTCATCGTCGTTGACTGCGCCGGTGCAAAACTCCGCCAGCTTATTAATGAGATTGAACAAAGCAGCCACACAGTGACAGCTCTAGGCGAATACCGAGCAGCGTAA
- a CDS encoding NUDIX hydrolase produces MANDVKQCVHVSLIAFRDGDKILLNRRADTGGTMWEFIGGGIEVGETPHEAIRREIAEEVNYTLSTDDGLQFVDELRITYGDVQATVYCFTARLPGLDKFSDSDEVFVRDLALFSRDEALELELLPMTRKLLEGGYIS; encoded by the coding sequence ATGGCAAATGACGTAAAACAATGTGTTCATGTGTCGCTTATCGCATTTCGTGATGGTGATAAAATCCTACTAAACCGCCGCGCTGACACGGGCGGTACGATGTGGGAGTTTATTGGTGGCGGCATTGAGGTGGGCGAGACGCCGCATGAAGCGATTCGGCGTGAAATTGCAGAAGAGGTAAATTATACACTGTCTACGGATGATGGCCTGCAGTTTGTTGATGAGCTACGTATCACATACGGTGACGTGCAAGCGACTGTTTATTGTTTCACTGCGCGATTGCCAGGTCTTGATAAGTTTTCGGACAGTGACGAGGTGTTTGTGCGTGATCTTGCATTGTTTAGCCGCGACGAAGCGCTTGAACTGGAATTATTACCGATGACGCGAAAGCTTTTGGAAGGTGGATACATTAGCTAG
- a CDS encoding NUDIX domain-containing protein produces MTTRKNFRAAVYMLIKQGDKYLVIRRHNTGYRDGQYTVPAGHVDDGESARAAAVRELAEEVGLRVIEADAELVHAMQRHEGEFDYIDFYFNIAAWQGKPCICEPDKMDDLRFMTLKELETVGIPGVISALHAISIGERFSSLGV; encoded by the coding sequence ATGACGACACGTAAAAACTTTCGAGCAGCTGTATACATGCTTATAAAGCAGGGTGATAAATATCTAGTAATACGTCGGCATAATACCGGTTATCGCGATGGTCAGTATACTGTGCCAGCTGGACACGTTGACGATGGTGAATCAGCTCGGGCGGCGGCTGTGCGCGAACTTGCAGAAGAAGTTGGTCTGCGGGTAATTGAAGCGGATGCTGAGCTAGTACACGCTATGCAGCGCCACGAAGGTGAGTTTGACTATATAGATTTTTATTTTAACATTGCCGCATGGCAGGGTAAGCCGTGTATCTGCGAACCGGATAAAATGGATGATCTGCGTTTTATGACACTCAAGGAGTTAGAGACTGTCGGTATCCCTGGAGTAATTAGTGCACTGCACGCTATCTCAATCGGCGAAAGATTTTCGAGTTTGGGTGTATAG